The following proteins are co-located in the Melanotaenia boesemani isolate fMelBoe1 chromosome 5, fMelBoe1.pri, whole genome shotgun sequence genome:
- the LOC121640735 gene encoding uncharacterized protein LOC121640735, which yields MAPLFQLPTSGLLQLCYRATTGPNQAVESVQPFSHIDHTTHGTELSCKKCQMFYETYIDLNPTQTQLLTCETQTQSHSQMWHDARMLRLTASTAKKVPKRLKTDPEKFIREHLYPTFMGNTATRAGQAYEEKAIQMLEERGNLVERKGLILHPEHPWFGASPDGVLNQKQLVEVKSPQGSLTEFLQRPRGDVRPLHDGPMDGGQFHLALNGQGGYYQQIQLTMLCTGLESCKLLIWTPSESLELDVPFDKDYAEKEMHRLQGFYFMHMLPRLVDDFLARKIKLCLRYLELVKS from the exons ATGGCCCCACTTTTTCAGCTTCCTACGAGTGGTCTCCTACAGCTGTGTTACAGAGCCACGACAGGTCCAAACCAGGCTGTTGAGAGTGTCCAACCTTTTTCCCACATAGACCACACTACACATGGCACTGAGCTGAGCTGTAAAAAATGTCAGATGTTTTATGAAACTTACATAGACCTTAACCCCACACAAACTCAGTTACTAACCTGCGAGACCCAAACTCAGAGTCACTCACAAATGTGGCATGATGCCAGAATGCTGCGTCTTACAGCAAGTACTGCGAAAAAAGTCCCCAAGCGCCTCAAAACTGACCCAGAAAAGTTCATCAGAGAACATTTATATCCAACATTCATGGGTAACACAGCAACCAGGGCTGGTCAAGCCTATGAGGAAAAGGCCATCCAGATGCTGGAGGAGAGAGGTAACTTGGTGGAGAGGAAAGGCCTGATCCTACATCCAGAGCATCCCTGGTTTGGAGCCAGCCCTGACGGAGTCCTGAACCAGAAACAACTTGTAGAAGTGAAATCTCCACAGGGATCACTGACAGAATTTCTGCAACGGCCTCGTGGAGATGTCCGACCTCTGCATGATGGACCCATGGATGGTGGGCAGTTCCATCTGGCCTTAAATGGACAGGGTGGATACTACCAACAG ATTCAGCTGACCATGCTGTGTACGGGACTAGAGAGCTGCAAGCTGTTAATTTGGACACCGAGCGAGAGCCTGGAATTGGATGTGCCTTTTGATAAGGACtatgcagagaaagaaatgcATAGACTGCAGGGTTTTTACTTCATGCACATGCTACCCAGGCTGGTTGATGATTTCCTTGCCAGGAAGATAAAGCTTTGCCTGAGGTACCTCGAGCTGGTAAAAAGTtag
- the LOC121640270 gene encoding complement C1q-like protein 4, whose translation MNSTILLTVLFFCGLTLAQNNAAETEVITETQSCFPDMCKLLQEFGAMKENQKAMETRLKESENQILELKSKGIFAAPVPGVYYFTFFYHAGGSKPVSLVLMKNNQDVVTAFDHQTNHDGADNGGNAAFLQLQQGDQVYVRLVANTHVWGNNKMTTFSGVLLYTI comes from the exons ATGAATTCCACTATTTTATtgactgtgttgtttttctgtggcTTAACTTTGGCCCAGAACAATGCTGCTGAGACAGAAGTCATCACTGAAACACAGTCATGTTTTCCTGACATGTGTAAGCTCCTACAAGAGTTCGGTGCCatgaaagaaaatcagaaagccATGGAAACCAGACTGAAGGAGAGCGAAAACCAGATTCTTGAACTGAAGAGCAAAG GTATCTTTGCTGCACCTGTCCCTGGCGTCTACTACTTCACCTTCTTTTATCATGCTGGAGGATCAAAGCCTGTGTCTCTGGTCCTCATGAAGAACAACCAGGATGTTGTGACAGCCTTTGACCACCAGACTAACCATGATGGGGCTGATAATGGAGGCAACGCAGCGTTCCTGCAGCTTCAGCAAGGGGACCAAGTGTATGTGCGCTTGGTTGCAAACACACATGTATGGGGGAACAATAAAATGACCACCTTCAGTGGTGTTCTTTTGTATACAATCTAA
- the LOC121640272 gene encoding complement C1q-like protein 3 → MNSTILLSVLFFCGLTLAQNNAAETEVIRETQSCFPDMCKLLQELGAIKENQKAMETRLKESENQILELKSNGATKIAFSAATGGNGAIGPFSGETTVIYRNVITNVGNAYNQVTGIFVAPVPGIYYFTFFYHAGGSNRVYLALMKNNQGVVTAYDHQTNHDGADNGGNAAFLQLQQGDQVYVRLVANTHVWGNNEITTFSGVLLNTL, encoded by the exons ATGAATTCCACTATTTTattgtctgtgttgtttttctgtggcTTAACTTTGGCCCAGAACAATGCTGCTGAGACAGAAGTCATCAGGGAAACACAGTCATGTTTTCCTGACATGTGTAAGCTCCTACAAGAGTTGGGTGCcattaaagaaaatcagaaagccATGGAAACCAGACTGAAGGAGAGCGAAAACCAGATTCTTGAACTGAAGAGCAATG GAGCAACTAAGATAGCATTTAGTGCTGCAACAGGTGGGAACGGAGCCATTGGACCCTTCAGCGGAGAGACAACAGTGATCTACAGAAACGTGATAACAAATGTGGGCAATGCTTACAATCAGGTCACAG GTATCTTTGTTGCACCTGTCCCTGGCATCTACTACTTCACCTTCTTTTATCATGCTGGAGGATCAAATCGTGTGTATCTGGCCCTCATGAAGAACAACCAGGGTGTTGTGACAGCCTATGACCACCAGACTAACCATGATGGGGCTGATAATGGAGGCAATGCAGCATTCCTGCAGCTTCAGCAAGGGGACCAAGTGTATGTGCGCTTAGTTGCAAACACACATGTATGGGGGAACAATGAAATCACCACCTTTAGTGGTGTTCTTCTGAATACTCTCTAA